AGGCCAGCTCGGCATCGAAAATTTCCGCTAAAACAGGCTCCAAGGCCGCCAGTGCAAAAACAGCCCGTAGCAAGAAGAAGGCTTAACGAATGGCGAAAAAAGAACAGAGTACACCGGTCATCGTAAACCGCAAGGCAAACCACCTCTACTTCGTCGACGAGACGTTTGAGGTGGGTATCATGCTGATCGGTTCGGAAGTCAAATCTATCCGCGATGGCAAGTGCACTTTGGGCGAAGCATGGATTGACATCGACGACACCAAGAACGAAATCTGGCTCGTCGGCGCCCACATCGACGAATACCTGTTCGCGAACCGCTTCAACCATTTCCCTGCTAGGCGCCGCAAGCTACTCGCCCATGTGCACGAAATCGCCAAGATGCGCAAGGCCAAGGAGCAGAAGGGCTGCACGCTCATCCCCCTGAAGCTCTACTTCAAGAATCGCCGCGCCAAGCTCGAAATGGGAATCTGCCGCGGTAAAGACCAGCGCGACAAGCGTCAGGATATCATCAACCGCGACGCAAAACTCGAAATGGCCCGTGCGGCAAAGGCTCACAAGTAATGAAGGTTTTTGTTTGGCATATACTTGTCTGTTTCGCTCTCGCAGTCTCTGCCTGGGCCGCAAACACAGTCGATGCCGAACAAGTCGCCAAGGAACATAAGGCCAGTTTCCACTGGTTCCCCGTTCAAAAGACATTCATTCTCGCTGGCGAAACCGACACGGTCAAATTCGCTATCGGGCTCCCTTACGTGAGCAGTCACGGCAAATCAGTCGACCTTAAACACGCTCCCG
This genomic stretch from Fibrobacter sp. UWB15 harbors:
- the smpB gene encoding SsrA-binding protein SmpB yields the protein MAKKEQSTPVIVNRKANHLYFVDETFEVGIMLIGSEVKSIRDGKCTLGEAWIDIDDTKNEIWLVGAHIDEYLFANRFNHFPARRRKLLAHVHEIAKMRKAKEQKGCTLIPLKLYFKNRRAKLEMGICRGKDQRDKRQDIINRDAKLEMARAAKAHK